The Malus sylvestris chromosome 8, drMalSylv7.2, whole genome shotgun sequence genomic interval CGGGGGGATTCCAAGCTCCAAAAACAGCGGTCCCATGATAAATCCTCCACCTAATCCAAGCAACCCACCTACGATTCCTGCAATTACACCAAAGAGACAGTAGATAACCAGCTGGTGCACTTTCCAATCTGTCCCTTCCTCTCCCTTAGATGCTATTACTCTCCGTCCGTGGTAAAGGCTCACTGCCTCGTACATAGATACACCAAGGGAAACTGGGATCTGCAGAACATGGAAACAGTGACTCGTTCCTGACCGTTCAGGTATTGAATTTTTACAGGTAACATGCAGAGAAACAAATACATTCACACCATAGTACCTGTAACAAATTCACTACCCAATATGCTGGAGAACAAGTAGTTGTGTGTTGCTGTGGAAAAGTCAGATGGTAATCACCCGTTAGCTCCACAATGTCGTATAATCAAAGGAATttgcaataaaaaatttctgatAGACTAGGTAAAGAGATGGAAACCTTGGCAATTTGCAGTGCAAGAAATGCAACCCAGACGAAAACCAGAAGTCCAAGCTCCTTCCAGCAAACATTCTCAATAACCGAGACCTGAAATGGTCATCAAGATttagcttcgaaactccatcaAAATTATAACAGTGTCTGTGCAAGTACTGTGCGTGCACTCACCTCCTGCTCCTTGGTTTCCTTTTGCTGCTCATTCGCTGGGCCGCTTGGGAGAGGCTTGTATGCCACATTCTCACCAGCGGCtgaccaaacaagaaaatatatGGCGTAATTGTAGGAATCAActacaagtaaaaaattctaatgtttTATAGAACATTTGAGCAACAGTAGAACAAACTCACCAGCTGACTCCAAATGCCTAGCGGCGTCCTAAAatccagaaagaaaaaaaaaaaaaaaaaaaaaaaaaaaaagcaacggTTAGCAAAACATTTAGTAGTGCAATATATGCATTTCAGAACAacttaaaaccctaaatttaaATTGAAGCCTTGTTGATTGGCATATATAACTATGGAGGTAGATAATACGTACTAAGGTGACATGATCTATCGTGATCTTTGAATTATCGTAATAACAGTCAGAAATTTAGCATTACCTTCTTCATAATGGTTTCCTTTTTCCATGTTTCAACACCCTTGAAGAACGCCTTTGTTGATGTACCTGAAAACGACAATAGTAAGCATTTGAAGTATTCAAGCGTAAGGCCAAGAAAGTGGAACCTAAGTAATGATTGGTCCATTACCAATAAAGAGAACAATCAGCAAAACTGTGACCATCCAATCAGCAAAGATCACGTTGAAAGCCACTCCGATACTAATGCCCAGCATGAGCATCGGTTGGATGAGTACAGCCAAATCATAGTCAATAATGGGCATATTTATTGTCGGATGCCTTAGCTTAAGATTATAGTAGACAGTTGAGCCAGCTGCACCCATGATCATACCTGAAACGAAGCAAAATGAATCCACGATGATGTAACTTCCAGTCAGTAATTCAATATAACAGTGAAATCACCATGTAAAAATCAATGTAGTTTGAGAAAACAATTTTATAGGTCTCAACCATGAAAAGGACTTAAAAGCCTATCCACTAAAACTACCACGACAAATTAACACAGCGTAAGAACTTCAGGTGTCACACCGAGGAACTAAAATCAGTTGACAGTGatctgtgataaaaaaaaaaaaaaaaaaaaaagtcaagtaGTATGAGAAAAACCTTGATTCAGTTCACACAGCCAGCACATTTGAACAATGATACCGCTAGCGTTGCTTCTGAAGCAGTTCAACATACACTGTATTATATAACTACCATTTCAACAATACATAGTTTCTTTCCTATCAAAAACACCAGAAGAGCTTTTCTTACATTTCGATATAGCTGTTGCTGACTTCGGATCAAACCCGATGATTAGGCTAAGCATAGGAACGAAAatgccaccaccaccaacaccGCCTACACTCCCGAAAGCAGCTCCACAGAATCCAACAATAGAACCCACAATAATTTGCCACCCAAATTTCATTTCCTATaaaccaaaattcacaaaatcCATTATTTACAACCCTCTTATAGTTAGTTTTCTACGAGCATATAAAAACAGAGGAATTAGCAATAAGTATCCAATTTAACACCGCTTTGCCTTAAAATCCCAACTAACACATATTTATGATTTATCCACATGATGTGTATTTGTTGATATGCATGCATTCAGGCTTATACCAATCTACCACATCTATTTACAAGGAACAGGATCAGGGGTAATCTTAGATTCTTACGGCCCATTTGAACTGACATTTTCTAAAAAGTACTTCTGGCCATAAGAATTTTTGTTAGAAGTTCTAAACGCATTtaaaaataggaaaactaatgaggacaaaataaagggtaaaatgaatagtaccaggattgactttttagtgtaaaaatatagtttttcgttaaagtgaacattaccgggtgcttttcgttaaagttctttttcaaaatttattacAAGCCAGTGATTCTTGAAAACTGCTTGAAGCGTTTCTTAAAAAGTGCTTCATGACCAAAATGTTTTAAGTTTCACTACTCAAACTTATTCAAAACTGcttgtccaaaaaaaataaataagaaaaacttATTAAAAAGTGCTTTTTGATTGTCAGGAAGcgtttttttattataaaaaagcTGGTTTTATTGTCAGAAACCATTTTCAGCTGGAAAGTAAAGTATACTTCAAGATTAAATAGAAAATTCAACCAAAAGATAGAGTTAAACAGGTTTTGTGGGGTTTACCGGCCAAACATGATGATATCCCGATTTTTCGGATTGCCATAAGAAATTCACAGCTTTGAGAAGGTAATTAGATTCGGATCCCTCTGTTCCGTTGAACCTCGAACCTTCATGCCTCAGGCCTCTCTCCGCCGAAACAAACACAAAAGCCGCCGCAAAGTGAAACATCACCATTGCCACGGATCTCAAACCCTGCCATTTCGCTCCAAACGCCGCCATATCAATAAAGCCACCACCTttcttctgtttggttgccgagaaagctAAAGGAAAAAGTGGGTTTTTCGTATGATAGATTCAGAGAGGTGGGTTGGGAAAAtgggagagaaatgaagagCTTTATAGGTCAAAGGGTCAAAACCCAATGGATTATTTCTGCTAGAaatggaaagagagagaaaaaaataggAAGGACAAGAaaagcgctctctctctctccctctctcgacTGTCGATCTATGTCtcaagctttctctctctagattttgTCTGGTTTTGGATTGCAGTGGAAGTGGGTGGTGAAGGATGAAGGCTTAATATAGGAGAGATGACGAAATGGGGTTTGGTGGGTGAACGACAGATATGTGTGAAAGGTGTTTGCTTCTTGTTTGGATTCAGTAACGGAGTCGGAGACGAGAGAGTTCCATTCCatacaagaaaaacaaaaatcaaataagGAAAATgtgatgaggaagaagaagatagaaACGCGAGAGAGATGTAATTTGCTTGCTTGAACTTTCTTCTTGTTTTATGCACATGAATCTCTGATCTCTACACGTGGGATAATTGTTTGGCATGTTGTTAAAGAAttagggctcgtttggatgtgcttttaaaatgactgaaaacgtttttagagaaaatatttttgggttctaaaagAACTTTCTTTATGCTTCTTCTAAGAAACACTTTAATGATTTTCTagaatttacttgtatttttactaaatattggctccaaaaacattttcactaaaagcacttttatttattttaaaagcatatcCAAACAAGTtcttagaaatttttttattgattaacCTGCTATTTATATTGGTAACAcgtcatataatttataaaccTACTATTTTTATTGATTAACCTGCTATTTTGGTGAGCACCTAGCAAGCTCTCTAAATGTTGACGATGATGTCACAAAAGTCGTCCCCAATCCAAGCCGTCACAAAGGT includes:
- the LOC126633196 gene encoding sulfite exporter TauE/SafE family protein 3-like, with the protein product MAAFGAKWQGLRSVAMVMFHFAAAFVFVSAERGLRHEGSRFNGTEGSESNYLLKAVNFLWQSEKSGYHHVWPEMKFGWQIIVGSIVGFCGAAFGSVGGVGGGGIFVPMLSLIIGFDPKSATAISKCMIMGAAGSTVYYNLKLRHPTINMPIIDYDLAVLIQPMLMLGISIGVAFNVIFADWMVTVLLIVLFIGTSTKAFFKGVETWKKETIMKKDAARHLESAAAGENVAYKPLPSGPANEQQKETKEQEVSVIENVCWKELGLLVFVWVAFLALQIAKQHTTTCSPAYWVVNLLQIPVSLGVSMYEAVSLYHGRRVIASKGEEGTDWKVHQLVIYCLFGVIAGIVGGLLGLGGGFIMGPLFLELGIPPQVSSATATFAMTFSSSMSVVEYYLLKRFPVPYAVYLTAVATVAALVGQHIVRRLIILFGRASLIIFILAFTIFVSAISLGGVGISNMIGKINRNEYMGFENLCKYDV